The Pseudomonas sp. IAC-BECa141 genome contains the following window.
GGTGCTGTTCTCCAAGTGATGTTCGGGTGACCCGTGGCCCGGCGCAAAAGTTTCCGTTGTTTGCGGAGGCGGCGGTAAACGGCAGGTCAAGCCGTGTTACATCTTGTTTAGCGGTAACGGGTTAACAAATCCGAACCCACGGCGTAGCGTGGACTCGAAGGCTCTAAGCCACGTGCATCAAAACACGCACATCCAGAGAGGCCGCTCATGAACCGTTTCCTGCTAGGCATTGCGTTGCTGGCCCTCAGTGGCGGGCTGGTTCACGCCGAGGGCGCAACCACGTATTCATCGCTGTTGCTGGCACAAAGTCCGACCGGCAACAGCAACAACCCCTACAACAGCCCGATCCGCCGGGCGAATCCCAACAGCATGCAGGGCACCCAGCCCAGCGCTCCGCCGCTTCGCGGGCCGAACACGGTGCCAGTGCCCCGGCCACCGACCCTGGAAAACCGCGGTATCGGCAACGGTCAGCCGCCGCGCTCCGTTCCGAGCAAGCCCCCCACCTTCATTCCCAATCCTCCGGCCCGTGACAGCGGGAGCAACCGTTGAATGGCAGAGCCACTTCTGTCAGCCCTTCAAACGAACAAAAGGAATCGTGCATGTTGCGTAAAACCCTTCTGGCCGGTCTATGTGCCAGCGCACTGATCTCAGCCCCGGCGTTCGCCGCCGCTCCCAAAGAGCTGCAAAGCGAGCAGGGCACCCTTGAAGTCACGACGATTACCCAAGGGCTCAAGCATCCATGGGCCTTGGCTTTCCTGCCGGATCGTCAGGGCATGCTGGTGACCGAACGCCCCGGTAACCTGCGGGTGGTGGATGCCGGCGGCAAGCTGTCTGCGCCGATCACCGGTGTACCGGACGTCTGGGCCAAGGGGCAGGGCGGATTGCTCGATGTGGTGCTGTCACCGGATTTCAAACAGGATCGCCTCGTTTACCTGTCCTACGCCGAGGGCGGCGGTGCGGGTGACAAGGCCGGAACGGCGGTGGGGCGCGGGCGCCTTTCGGATGACCTGAAAAGCCTGAAGGACTTCAACGTGATCTTCCGCCAGGAGCCGAAGCTGTCGGTCGGCAACCACTTCGGCTCGCGGCTGGTGTTTGACCGGGATGGTTACCTGTTCATCACCCTGGGCGAAAACAATGACCGCCCGACCGCGCAGGATCTGGACAAGCTGCAAGGCAAGGTCGTGCGGATCTACCCCGACGGCAAAGTACCCGATGACAATCCCTTTGTCGGCCAGTCCGGCGTGCGCCCGGAGATCTGGTCCTACGGCCACCGCAATCCCCAGGGCGCCGCGCTCAACCCGTGGACCGGCACCGTTTGGGAAAACGAGCACGGTCCGCGCGGCGGCGATGAGGTGAACATCATCGAGCGCGGCAAGAACTACGGCTGGCCGCTGGCGACTCACGGCATCAACTACTCCATGCAACCGATTCCGGAAGCCAAGGGCAAGACCGCCGAAGGCACGGTAGGGCCGCACCATGTCTGGGAAAAGTCCCCGGGCGTTACCGGGATGGCGTTCTACGATGCCGATCGCTTCAAGCCGTGGCAGCACAACGTTTTCATCGGTGCGCTGGTGACGCAGGAACTGATCCGCCTGCAGTTCGACGGCGAC
Protein-coding sequences here:
- a CDS encoding PQQ-dependent sugar dehydrogenase, with the protein product MLRKTLLAGLCASALISAPAFAAAPKELQSEQGTLEVTTITQGLKHPWALAFLPDRQGMLVTERPGNLRVVDAGGKLSAPITGVPDVWAKGQGGLLDVVLSPDFKQDRLVYLSYAEGGGAGDKAGTAVGRGRLSDDLKSLKDFNVIFRQEPKLSVGNHFGSRLVFDRDGYLFITLGENNDRPTAQDLDKLQGKVVRIYPDGKVPDDNPFVGQSGVRPEIWSYGHRNPQGAALNPWTGTVWENEHGPRGGDEVNIIERGKNYGWPLATHGINYSMQPIPEAKGKTAEGTVGPHHVWEKSPGVTGMAFYDADRFKPWQHNVFIGALVTQELIRLQFDGDRVVHEERLLGELKQRIRDVRQGPDGYLYVLTDESDGSLYKVGLK